In Rhodococcus qingshengii JCM 15477, the sequence ACTCGGTTCTTCGGACAGCCCCGTCACAGTCGACCAGTAGAGGGACGCTGTTCGAACGGCGTCGAGGTCGATGTCTTCCGGGGTGATCCGAAGATCGGGCGCATGCGGCTTGCGGTAGAAGTACAGCGGAAAGTCGTCAGGAGGGAAGATCTCGCAGAACGTCACCGGTGTCGGGTACTCGGAATTGGTGACGACAAACCTGTTGTCGACGCCCAGACGTGCCAACTCGCGTGTGACGAACTTCCCGAAAGGATCGCTGCCTACGCCGGAGATCAGTGCTGCTCGCCGACCGAGGCGCGCGGCCGCCACCGAGACATTGGCTGCGCTGCCGCCGAGGAACTTGCCGAACGTCTCGACGTCCTCGAGTCCGACACCGGTCTGAAGTGGGTAGATGTCCACACCCGATCGGCCGATGGCAAGCACGTCGAAGGGTGTGTCAGGGATGTGTGACCCGCTCTGGTGAGTGTTGATGCTTGTCAAAACTGACTCCCGAGAGTTCGTGGTGGGTTGCCCACGCAGGGCACCGATGTATGACTGAAACTGTGCGCCGCGACACAGCGATTGTCAATAGTTTGTCTGGACATTATGACTTGCGGTCAAGTGAATGTTAGTGTTCGCATACACTGCCGAGAGAAGTAGCGTCGATACGGCGCCTTCCCAAGACAGATCGGAGTTGGCCGTGGTCGCAGCACTCGCCGTCGAGTTGGACCGCTCGAGCCCGGTGCCGCTGTATTTTCAGCTGGCACAGGCAATCGAGGGCGCTATTCTCGGTGGCGAACTTGCCCCAGGTGATCGCTTCGAGAATGAACTGGCGTTGGCCAAACGGCTCAATCTCTCACGACCGACCACTCGACGCGCGATCCAGGAGCTGGTGGACAAGGGACTACTTGTTCGTAAGCGGGGAGTCGGAACTCAGGTGGTGCAAAGTCCGGTGCACCGCCCGGTCGAGCTCACCAGCCTGTTCGACGACCTTGCGAGGGCCGGCCAGGCGCCGACGACCAAGCTGCTCGAGTTCACGGTGGGAGTTCCCGCCGAGGACGTTGCCGCGGAACTCAACCTCGAACCTGACGCCGAAGTGGCCACCATCAGGCGTCTGCGAAGCACCAACGGCGAACCGCTTGCCGTGATGACCAATTACATTCCGGTGGACATCGCACCCGATCCCGAGGAGTTGGAGACGCAGGGGCTGTACCAAACCTTGCGAACTCGCGGCGTTCACATCCGTGTGGCGCGGCAGCGAATCGGCGCTCGGGCGGCGACTCGCGAAGAAGCAGGATTGCTCGACGAGAAAGTGGGTGCTGCCCTCTTGACCATGAGCCGCACTGCATTTGACGATTCAGGTAGCGCCGTCGAGTACGGCAGCCACTGCTACCGAGCGTCGCGTTACTACTTCGACACCACCGTGGTCGACCGCTAGATCTCGATCCCGGTGACACGAGTACCCGCCTGACCGAGTCAGTGGGGGTGATTTGTGATCCCAGCATTTCTGCGATCCTTCGATCATTTGACCCGAACGGAGCCTCATGACAGGCATTTCAGTAGCAGTTGCCGGATTCGGATGGATGGGCCGCGTCCACACGCAGGCGTATCTGCGTCTGCGGCAGCACTATCCGCAGCTTCCCGTGATCCGCCTGGCCGCCGTCGCCGACGAGGTGCCTGGCAGAGGGGAGGAAGCAGCGGACCAGTTCGGTTTCGAAGCTTTCACCCAGGATTGGCGCGATATCGCAGCCGATCCGGCCATCGACGCGGTGAGCATCACGGCCCCGAACTTCTTGCACCGTGAAATCGGCGTCGCAATGGCAGAGGCCGGCAAACACATCTGGATCGAGAAGCCCGTCGGCTTGTCCACGGAAGACGCCAAAGCTGTTGCCGTAGCAGTCTCGAAGGCCGGTGTGCAGTCGACCGTCGGCTTCAACTACCGAAACGCGCCGGCTGTGGCCCTGGCAAAGAGCCTGATCGACTCAGGGGAGTTGGGCACGATCACGCACTCGCGTTTTCGTTTCCTCAGCGACTATGCGGCCCACCCTGAAGGTGCTTTGAGTTGGCGATACGAGCGTGAGCGCGGCGGCGCCGGCGTCCTGGGCGACTTGGCTTCGCACGGCATCGATCTGATTCGTCATCTTCTCGGTGACGTCGACGCTCTCGTTGCGGATACTGCGATCTTCATCCCGGAGCGTGCGCGTCCGTCCGCCGCTACCAGTGGACATGCGCGGGCCAGCGGTGGGGAGATGGGGGCTGTCGAGAACGAAGACTTCGTCAGCGCACTGCTGCGCCTCGGGTCGGGTGGCCGGTGCACCCTCGAAGCATGCCGCGTCGCCGTGGGAGAGCAGAACAATTACGGATTCGAGATTCACGGCACGAAAGGTGCCGTGTTCTGGGACTACCGCCGGATGGGTGAACTGGGCACCAGCCTCGGCTCGAAGTACCAGGACCAATCCGTCACGACGGTTCTGGTCGGCCCCGAGTCCGGTGAGTTCGGCCGCTTCCAGCCTGGCGCGGCCAACGCGATGGGCTACGACGACCTGAAAGTGATCGAGGCCCGCAATTTCATCGCCTCGATCGTGGACGGAGCGCCGCAGGGCGCGACCATCGCTGATGCAGTCGCGTCCGCACAGGCTCTGGACGCGATGGTCGCCTCGGTGACCTCCGGCAGCTGGATTTCTCTCGGCTGATCGACAGCTCCTCCGAAAGGCTCTGGTGCAGTGACATTTCCCCGCGGACTGGCGCTGCTCGTGGCAGCAGCGCTGTTCATGGAGATGCTGGACGCGACGATTCTCGCAACGGCACTGCCGTCGATCGCCCAATCTTTCGGAGTTGATGCCGTCGACGTCAATGTCGCCGTTTCTTCGTACCTCCTGGTGTTGGCCGTCCTGATCCCGGCGAGCGGATGGATGGCCGACAGATTCGGAACGCGACGTGTCTTCATCTCTGCCATAGCCGTTTTCACGGTGGCGTCGGTGGGATGTGCACTGAGCACCTCCCTCCCGATGCTGGTGGGAATGCGTGCTTTACAAGGGGTAGGCGGCGCCATGATGGTGCCGGTGGGGCGGCTCGCAGTATTGCGGGTGACGTCGAAGGCGGAACTCGTACGGGCTATCGCCTACTTGACGTGGCCGGCGCTCACAGCGCCGGTTCTTGCGCCCGCTGTGGGTGGAGCCATCGTGTCGATCGCTTCGTGGCGCTGGATCTTTCTGATCAACGTTCCGATCGGGATCGTCGGGTTTCTGCTGGCATTGCGCATGGTGCCCGACATTCGGGAGGCGCAGAAACGGAGCCTCGACTGGCTGGGATTGGTGGTGATCGGAGCAGGCGTCGCAGTGCTTGTCGTGGCGCTCGACAACGTGCACAGTGCCGGAACCGACTGGCTACGAGTGGGCCTCGGGATCGTTGCGGCTCTGATCTTGTTGAGCTTGGCCGTCATTCACCTCGTCCGGTCGGATCATCCGCTCATCGCGCTCGGCGTCCTCCGACTTCGATCGTTTCGGCTCGTCGCGTCGAGCGGCTCGCTGTACCGGCTCGTGATCATGGGCGTGCCGTTTGTGCTGCCGTTGTTGTTCCAAGTGGGATTCGAAATGTCGGCGTTCAAGGCCGGTCTGCTGGTGATGGCCCTGTTCGCGGGGAATATCGCGATCAAACCGCTCACCACTCCGCTCATGCGCAGATTCGGGATCAGACTAGTTCTGGTGGGAAACGGAGTTCTGTCGGTGGTGTGCTTCGGTGCGCTGGTACTGATCTCGTCGACGACACCGGACGTCGTAATCGCTGTCGCACTGTTTGTCAGTGGCGCGTTGCGATCCATCGGGTTCACCGCGTACAACAGCTTGGCGTTCGCCGACGTCGACTCGGGTGAGCTGACCGATGCCAATACTCTGCATGCAACGCTGCAAGAGTTGGCGTCCGGTCTGGGTATTGCACTGTCCGCTTTGGTGATCACGCTCTGTACACCGTTGGCGGAGTCGGAGGATCTGAGCGGCGGAGTGCCGTTTTCTCTGACGCTGGGTGTTCTCGGGGCCATGCTGGTGCCGACGGTGATCGAGAGTTGGCGGCTCCCACGCGATACGGGTGCTGTGGTGTTGGTGCGCTGATGAAGCGTCTTCCGCCACCTTCATCATAACGCGGGACCCGGGGCTTGCGGCAAGGCCCCGGTGATGGTGCACACTCGTCTGCTGCGAGCAAGCAAAAGCCTTGCCCGAAGGAGGGGATCGCATGAGTGACGTCATCATTGTCGGTGCTGGACCAACTGGATTGATGCTGGCAGGTGAGCTCCGGCTGCAGGGCGTCGATGTCGTCGTCGTGGACAAGGACGAGGAGCCGACTCAGTTCGTCCGTGCCCTCGGCATCCATGTGCGCAGCATCGAAATCATGGAGCAGCGCGGGTTGCTGGACAAGTTCCTCGCGCACGGCCGCAAGTATCCGCTCGGTGGATTCTTCGCGGGGATCAGCAAACCGGCACCGGCGCACCTCGATACTGCGCACGGGTACGTACTGGGCATTCCTCAGCCCGAGATCGACAGGATTCTTGCCGAACATGCCACCGAAGTCGGTGCGGACATTCAGCGAGGGAAGCGCGTCGTCGCGATCCGTCAAGATACCGATAGCGTCACAGCGGAATTGTCCGACGGCACAACACTTCACGCGCGTTATCTCGTGGGCTGCGACGGCGGCCGCAGCACTGTTCGGAAGCTGATCGACGTCGGGTTTCCCGGCGAGCCGTCGAGCGCCGACACGTTGATCGGCGAAATGGACGTGACCATGCCGGCTGGTGAACTGGCCGCCGTTGTCGCCGAAATCCGGGAAACGCACAAACGATTCGGAGTTGGTCCCACCGGCAATGGTGCTTTTCGCGTCGTGGTACCTGCGGCCGAAGTTGCCGACGGTCGCGCGGTTCCCACCACCCTCGACGACATCAAGCAACAGCTACTGGCCATTGCGGGCACCGACTTCGGTGTGCACTCACCGCGGTGGCTCTCGCGCTTCGGTGACGCCACCCGTCTGGCGGAGCACTACCGGCGCGACCGGGTGTTCCTCGCCGGCGATGCCGCACACATCCACCCACCGATGGGCGGACAAGGCCTCAATCTCGGTGTCCAAGATGCCTTCAACCTCGGCTGGAAGCTCGCCGCCGAGTTCAACGGCTGGGCACCGGACGGCCTGCTCGACACGTACGAATCGGAACGGCGTCCGGTGGCTGCCGACGTTCTCGACAACACGCGCGCGCAGGCGGAGCTGATCTCCACCGCTGCCGGTCCACAAGCCTTGCGGCGCTTGATCTCCGAGCTGATGGAATTCGAAGACGTCAAGCGCTATCTGACCGAGAAGATCACTGCGATCTCGATTCGCTACGACTTCGGCGAAGGTGACGACCTACTCGGTCGGCGGCTGCGGAACATCGCGTTGACGCGCGGCAACCTGTACGACCTGATGCGATCCGGCCGCGGACTTCTTCTCGACCAGGGTGGCCAACTGTCCGTCGATGGTTGGAGCGATCGCGCCGACCACATCGTTGACACAAGCACTGAATTGAACGCTCCGGCTGTCCTGCTTCGGCCGGACGGTCATGTGGCATGGGTCGGGGATTCGCAGGCGGAGTTGGATACTCAGCTGTCCACGTGGTTCGGCCGGCCGGCCGGCGACGGGCCCCGTGTGACTCTTCGGATTCGGCAACCGAGCACCGTGGCGACTCGGACGCACTACCGTTGACGACTATGAGGCGAAGGTCAGCACAGGTTGCGGCTGCGGCAGCGGGCTCTGTGGGAGCGCTGATGCTGACAAGCTGCACGACCAATGTCGATGTACCGAAAACCTTTGCCGCCACGATAACGGTGACCGGTCAGGCAGAGCAGGCCGAGACGGTCTCTGGAGAGTGCGTGATCGACATGATTCGTGTTGCTCCGAACGACCAGATTCAGATTTTCGGGGGCAGCGGCGCTGCATCCACAAGGTCGGCACTCGAGGTCGAGGCAATCGATCAACTTCCCGACGGAATGAGCACCTGCTCCTACTCCGCACATTTTGATGCCGTCCCCGCAAACCAGAGAAACTATGAGGTGAGCTTGGGCCACTTCTCTCCGGAGTCCTTCAGCTCAGATGAGTTGGAGAACGGTGTCACCTATCAACTTCGCCGGCCCTGACTGAACCAGTTCTCCCTCGCGTTGTATCCGGTCCGACTTTCACTGAGCTCGCTTGGTGGTCCCGTCGCCTCCGCGCTGTCGAGCCTTACCGGGGTTGATGTGGAGCCGAACACCCTCGTAGGCGACTGTGTACGGCACATCGTCGTCGTTGTCCGGGTCGCCGGAGTCCGCAGGATCCGGAAGTTCCGCGATCTGTTCGACGACAGTCTGTGCTCGCGCCGCACCGGGATCGAACATCTCCTGAAACGGCCCGACGAACGACCCGCCCAAGCCCGCGGCGCCTTGCCCGAACAGCCGCCCACCCGAACACCGCCAACGGGCCGATCATGGCGAACAGCACTAACAAGTCCCACCCCATGCCACGAGCGTACCGACTGACCGGCATTGGGCGGTCCAAGTCTCGTCAGCGCTGTCGTCCCTCAGGCCATTCGTCTCTCGGACTGTGCCTTCAGCAACTCGGCCAGAAGGTCAGGCGAGATCCGCTCGCGAACCGCCTCCATCACTAGTTCGGCCTGCGTCTGAGGCGCGAGGCCGTCGATCGGTTGGTCTCGGTCCAGATTGGTCGGGAAGGCGTAGCCCTCGGCCGAGGCGGCGACGGCACAGCGAACGGACTCGTCGGAACCTGCTTCGCTGAGGGCGAGCAGTGCCGGATAGATCGCGTTGACGAGCGCGTCCCGGTCAATGGTTCCGAGGGCGCGACCGAAGGCTGACGACACCTGAAGAAGATTTGCCATGCGCAGGACGTCGGCGGATTTGTTGTGGCCGGCGGCGTGGAACAGTGCAGGGTTGAAGAAGACGGCATCTCCCTTCTCCAAAGGTAATTGGACGTAATTGGCCTCGAAGAACTCCTTGAACTCGGGACGCTCGAACGCGAGGTATCCGGATTCGAATTGTTGGGAGTACGGCAGATATTTCGTCGGGCCCGTCTCGACCGGCATGTCCACATGGGCGACTGCACCTTGCAAGGTGAGGGCAGGGGTCAAGCGATGAACGTGCGCTCGGAACTTCGCAGCGACGTCGCTCGACATGAAACCGAGGTGGTAGTCGCGATGTGGATTCTGTGCGGCGCCACCGGGATTGACGACGTTGACGTCCGACGTCACCTGATACATGGGGCCGAGCCAGGCTTCCGAAGCTAATGCGACAATGCTGTTTGCGTAGTAGTCGACGTAAGCCTTGGGATCTTCGAGCGCCAACTTCAGTTGTGCTCCCCAGATCCGGTCATTGGCTCCGGGTTTGGCGAAGTGATCCCCGGACGTCGCGCCGGATTCGTGTTGGCGCGCAATGAGTTCACGGAAGACCGCACTGGCGCGATCCAATACCTCCGCGTCGAACGCGCCTTGGAAGACCGTGATGCCTGGACCGGTGAGTAACGCGCGGGCGATCTCGTCCTGAATCTCCGCCCGGATTTTAGGATTCGACAATTTGTCGACCAGAGCATCCGAGCGGTAGAGAAGAACGCCGTCGGCCACCGAATGGGCGTACGGGTAATCGACGGGGTCTGTCTCGTGTGCGACCAGAGCGGCGAAGTCTTCGATGTTGCAATCTTCTCGGTGCAACCTACCCGCGAACGGCACGGTGTGGTCGGTCAGTGCTGGAGTCATTCGGGGGCCTTCCTGCGGAGTTCACGATGTGCTGTGACTCAAAGACTGCCAAGGAAAAGCCATCGAAACTACCCCTGAAATCCATCAAAAAGACCTCAGGAGGCGCTCCCCGTGGACTCGACCGGTGACGGAAAATCTGCGCGCTACGACGGGATCACGTTCCTGGGTGAGAGTTAGAGAGTGAAGGCGTTCCGGAAAGCAGTGAGTGCGGTGTCACTGTCTCCGGATGCCCAGCCCTCCAATCCGATCGTGCCGGTGTAACCCTGCTCGGCGAGAACGCGTGCGATGGCTGGGTAGTTGATCTCGCCGGTTCCGGGTTCGCATCGGCCGGGTACGTCGGCCACCTGAATCTCCCCGATGTTGTCACCACAACGCCGCACGAGTTCGATGAGGTTTCCTTCGCCGATCTGTGCGTGGTAGAGGTCGAGCATCATCTTGAGATTGGGGTGTGAGACGGATTCCACCAGTGCCAGAGTGTCTTTGGCTCGGGCCATCGGTACGCCAGGGTGATCGACGATCGTATTGAGATTCTCGAGGCAGAAGACGACTCCGGCGTCTTCACCCAGTCGCGCGATCTTCTCGAGAGCGCGTTGGGCCGTCAGCCACATCGCTCCCGTAGTTCGATACTGCGGGCGCGCGGCCTGTCCGTCGATCAGCTCGCCGGTATGGAAGTTCAGCCGAGGAACGCCGAGTTTCGCTGCCGGCGTGAGGCATAGCGCCGCTGTACGTACGAGTTCGGCGCTGCCCGCTTCGTCGAACAAATCGCCGTGAAGATAGCCGGTCATCGAGGAGAACCGAGCCCCGGTGGCGACCAGGGCATCGAGGTCCTTGTCTTGCCAACTCCAGATCTCGGCTGCGAACCCCGCCTCCGAGATCCGCCGAATGCGTTCGACGACAGGGAGTTCGGTGAACGTCATCTCGGCAGAGACCGCCAAATCGAAGGGGCTCACTGCGGCACCGACAGCAGCGATACGGGCAGTCCGGTTTCCACGGATTCTTTTGCAGCCAGTGCGATTTCCAGGGCGTTGCGAGCATCGAGACCGTCGACCGACGGCGCGCTGCCGGAGCGGATGCAGTCTGCGAAGTGCGCCAGCTGGGCAACATAGGCGTCGTGAAACAGTTCGATGTTCACCCGAGGTGTGTCGGCCCGAACGCCCGGTGAGCTGTAATGACGCATCGCGGTCCGCGTGACCTCGCCTGCACTCACCATTCCACCGGAACCGAAAACCTCGCCGCGAACGTCGTAACCGTAGGTGGCCTGGAAGTTGGCCTCGGCCGACGCGAAGGCGCCGTTGTCGAACCGCAACTGAACCATCGACGTATCGAGGTACCCCTGCTCCTTGTACTGCGGATGGACGAGAGCATCGGCCTGCGCGAACACCTCGACGACGCGTGCCCCCGGGTTGAGCCAGAGCAGGGCGTCGAAGTCGTGAATCAGTGTCTCGTTGAAGATGGTCCACGGCTTGACTCGAGAGGCGACGTCGGCGGTGATTCCCGGATCGCGAGTCAGAGAGCGAAGTAGCTGCGGTGTCCCGATCCCACCGGAGGTGATCACGTCGTGTGCCGCGGCGAAGTCGGCGGCGAAGCGCCGGTTGAAACCGACCTGCAGCGCAACATTGTTCGCGGCGCATGCGCCGATTGCGCGATCGGCGTCCTCGAGCGTCAATGCCATCGGCTTTTCGCAGAAGACATGCTTGCCTGCCTCCGCTGCTGCTACCACGAGATCGGTGTGAGTTGATGCGGGCGTACTGATGAGCACCGCTTCGACGGTCGGATCGGCAATCAGCTCAAGGGCGTCGGTGTACGCGCGGGCGTCGGGACTGACACGTTCGATCAACGACGCCGCAGCGCCGGGCGCAGGATCGGCGACGGCGACGAGACGGGTGCCGGGGATACGCAGCGCGACGGACTCGCCGTGGAAACGGCCGATCCATCCAGCGCCGATCAGACCGACTGCAACAGAGGCAGACATGGGGGCTCCGTTCGGAGTGAGGATGAGGAACTAGATCGTTCTAGTCCATGCCAGTAAAGCGCTGGTTGCCTCGTGCGTCAACGTTTCGGCGTGTATTCGCTGGAACGATCTAGTCTGTGGAGGTGAACAGTCGACGCCCCACCTTGCAAGACGTAGCAGACCTGGCCGGTGTGTCACGCGCACTGGTGTCCATCGTCATTCGCGATGTCCCGGGTGCCAGCGATGCGACGCGGGTACGGGTCAAGGCGGCCGCGGACGAACTCGGCTATCGACCCGACAACGCGGCGCGACTGCTGCGCCAGCATCGCAGCCGCCTGATCGGTGTCAGTTATGTTGCCGCGCAAACCTTTCACGCGGAGCTGCTCGACGAGATCTACGACGCAGCCGAACGCTTGCGCTACGACGTCGTTCTCAGTGCCGTCTCGGACCGCAGGCCCGGCTCGCGCGCCGTGTGCACCCTGCTCGACGACCGATGCGAGGCGATCTTGCTGTTGGGTTCGCAGGCGCCGGAATCGGAGATCGTCGACCTGGCGGCCAAGGTTCCCGTCGTCGTGCTCGCCCGGAAGATGCCCTCAGTACATGTGGACGTTGTCCGCACGGACGACGAGGCGGGCGCCGTGATGGCCGTGAATCATCTCGTCGGACTCGGGCACCGCTCGATTGTCCATGTCGACGGCGGACGCGGTCCGGGCGCCCAGGAGAGGCGTCAGGGCTACCGGAAGGCCATGCGGGCGGCCGGACTGGAATCGCGGATACTTCCCGGCGGCCTCACGGAGGAGTTCGGCGCGGACGCCGCGCGGTCGATGGTCGAACAAGGGATTCCCGGTGCGGTCTTCGCTTTCAACGATCGTTGCGCGCTAGGAGTCCTGGACGTCTTCTTGCGTGCGGGAGTCTCGGTGCCCGGCGACGTCTCCGTGATCGGATTCGACAACAGTGCATTGGCAGGTTTGGCGCACATCGATCTGACCAGTGTCGGGCAGGACACGGCGTTTCTGGGTGGCGCCGCGGTGGAGCGAATCTCCGAACGTCTCGACGCCGGAAGTGGACTCTTGGGCAGGGACATAGTCGCGCAACCACAACTTGTAGTTCGAGGTTCAACTGGACTCGTAGGGCGTTGACCTGGCGTTTCGACCTAAACTAGGTTGTCCGGTCTTTGATAAGCAGTCCTAATGTCAGAACAAACTATTGACATTCGACTGTGACGGGTATTACATCTTTCACATACAACCGAGCACCATCCGTTCGCGGGCCGTTGGTTGATGTCGAGAGGGAGTTCACATGTCGTTTCTCACGGGACGCAAGAGCGTTGCCGTACTGGCCGGAGCCTCAGTCGTGGTCTTGGGTCTGGCCGCCTGTTCCAGCACCGGCGGTAAGCCGGATTCTTCCGGATCCGGAATGGGCGCGGGTACGGCGGACACGCCCCGCGCCACCATTGCGATGATCACCCATGAAGTTCCCGGTGACACGTTCTGGGATCTGGTGCGCAAGGGCGCCGAAACCGCAGCGGCCAAGGACAACATCGAACTTCGGTACTCCGCCGATCCCGAGGCACCGAACCAGGCCAACTTGGTTCAGAGTGCGATCGACAGCAAGGTCGACGGGATCGCCGTCACGCTCGCGAAGCCCGACGCCATGGTTGCAGCGGTCCAAAGTGCCACCGCCGCGGGCATTCCGGTGGTCGCCCTCAACTCGGGCCTCGAAACCTGGAAGGACATGGGCGTCAAGGAGTACTTCGGTCAGGACGAGTCGATTGCCGGTGAAGCTGCCGGCGAGCGACTCAACACCGAAGGTGCCACCAAGGTGCTGTGCGTGATTCAGGAGCAGGGCAACGTGAGCCTCGAATCACGGTGCGCCGGTGTGAAGAAGTCGTTCAAGGGAACGACGGAGATTCTCAACGTCAACGGCAAGGACATGCCGTCGGTGGAGTCGACCATCACCGCGAAACTTCAACAGGACCCGGCAATCGATCGAGTTCTCGCGCTCGGTGCGCCGTTCGCATTGACGTCCGTGACGTCGGTCGGCAATGCGGGCAGCAAGGCGAAGGTCGTCACCTTCGACACCAACGCGGCGCTCGTCGACGCTATCAAATCCGGTGACGTGCAGTGGGCAGTGGACCAGCAACCCTTCCTGCAGGGCTACCTCGCCATCGATTCGCTGTGGCTTTACCTCAACAACGGCAACGTGATCGGTGGTGGCTTGCCCACCCTGACCGGACCCGCGTTCATCGACAACACCAACATCGACTCGGTCGCCGAGTACGCCAAGAACGGAACTCGCTGATCCGGGCGCACGGAGGGCTGAGAGTCCGCCCTCCGTGCGCCTGTCCAGCACGGAAGGGAAATCATGTCCACTCAGGCAGATCTCGACCTTGCCGCCCATAAAGTCGTGACCGATGAACGGGTGAAGGAGCAAAAGCGCATTCAGCGTCTGCTGCTCCGCCCGGAGATGGGTTCACTTGTCGGCGCCATCGCCATCTTCATCTTCTTCTGTATCGTCGCGGCACCGTTCCGTACGCCGGAAGCGCTTGCGACAGTGCTCTACTCCAGCTCCACGATCGGCATCATGGCTTGCGCGGTCGCCCTGCTCATGATCGGCGGCGAGTTCGACCTCTCCGCCGGCGTCGCAGTCACCACGTCCTCGCTCGCCGCGTCGATGATCGCCTACAACCTGCACCTCAACCTGTGGGTGGGCGCGATTCTGGCGCTGGTCGTCTCGCTCGCCGTCGGATTCTTCAACGGCTACCTCGTCATGAAGACGAAGATTCCCAGCTTCCTCATCACCTTGAGTTCTT encodes:
- a CDS encoding phytanoyl-CoA dioxygenase family protein, which gives rise to MTPALTDHTVPFAGRLHREDCNIEDFAALVAHETDPVDYPYAHSVADGVLLYRSDALVDKLSNPKIRAEIQDEIARALLTGPGITVFQGAFDAEVLDRASAVFRELIARQHESGATSGDHFAKPGANDRIWGAQLKLALEDPKAYVDYYANSIVALASEAWLGPMYQVTSDVNVVNPGGAAQNPHRDYHLGFMSSDVAAKFRAHVHRLTPALTLQGAVAHVDMPVETGPTKYLPYSQQFESGYLAFERPEFKEFFEANYVQLPLEKGDAVFFNPALFHAAGHNKSADVLRMANLLQVSSAFGRALGTIDRDALVNAIYPALLALSEAGSDESVRCAVAASAEGYAFPTNLDRDQPIDGLAPQTQAELVMEAVRERISPDLLAELLKAQSERRMA
- a CDS encoding GntR family transcriptional regulator; its protein translation is MVAALAVELDRSSPVPLYFQLAQAIEGAILGGELAPGDRFENELALAKRLNLSRPTTRRAIQELVDKGLLVRKRGVGTQVVQSPVHRPVELTSLFDDLARAGQAPTTKLLEFTVGVPAEDVAAELNLEPDAEVATIRRLRSTNGEPLAVMTNYIPVDIAPDPEELETQGLYQTLRTRGVHIRVARQRIGARAATREEAGLLDEKVGAALLTMSRTAFDDSGSAVEYGSHCYRASRYYFDTTVVDR
- the iri gene encoding rifampin monooxygenase Iri, with the translated sequence MSDVIIVGAGPTGLMLAGELRLQGVDVVVVDKDEEPTQFVRALGIHVRSIEIMEQRGLLDKFLAHGRKYPLGGFFAGISKPAPAHLDTAHGYVLGIPQPEIDRILAEHATEVGADIQRGKRVVAIRQDTDSVTAELSDGTTLHARYLVGCDGGRSTVRKLIDVGFPGEPSSADTLIGEMDVTMPAGELAAVVAEIRETHKRFGVGPTGNGAFRVVVPAAEVADGRAVPTTLDDIKQQLLAIAGTDFGVHSPRWLSRFGDATRLAEHYRRDRVFLAGDAAHIHPPMGGQGLNLGVQDAFNLGWKLAAEFNGWAPDGLLDTYESERRPVAADVLDNTRAQAELISTAAGPQALRRLISELMEFEDVKRYLTEKITAISIRYDFGEGDDLLGRRLRNIALTRGNLYDLMRSGRGLLLDQGGQLSVDGWSDRADHIVDTSTELNAPAVLLRPDGHVAWVGDSQAELDTQLSTWFGRPAGDGPRVTLRIRQPSTVATRTHYR
- a CDS encoding MFS transporter, with product MTFPRGLALLVAAALFMEMLDATILATALPSIAQSFGVDAVDVNVAVSSYLLVLAVLIPASGWMADRFGTRRVFISAIAVFTVASVGCALSTSLPMLVGMRALQGVGGAMMVPVGRLAVLRVTSKAELVRAIAYLTWPALTAPVLAPAVGGAIVSIASWRWIFLINVPIGIVGFLLALRMVPDIREAQKRSLDWLGLVVIGAGVAVLVVALDNVHSAGTDWLRVGLGIVAALILLSLAVIHLVRSDHPLIALGVLRLRSFRLVASSGSLYRLVIMGVPFVLPLLFQVGFEMSAFKAGLLVMALFAGNIAIKPLTTPLMRRFGIRLVLVGNGVLSVVCFGALVLISSTTPDVVIAVALFVSGALRSIGFTAYNSLAFADVDSGELTDANTLHATLQELASGLGIALSALVITLCTPLAESEDLSGGVPFSLTLGVLGAMLVPTVIESWRLPRDTGAVVLVR
- a CDS encoding TIM barrel protein → MSPFDLAVSAEMTFTELPVVERIRRISEAGFAAEIWSWQDKDLDALVATGARFSSMTGYLHGDLFDEAGSAELVRTAALCLTPAAKLGVPRLNFHTGELIDGQAARPQYRTTGAMWLTAQRALEKIARLGEDAGVVFCLENLNTIVDHPGVPMARAKDTLALVESVSHPNLKMMLDLYHAQIGEGNLIELVRRCGDNIGEIQVADVPGRCEPGTGEINYPAIARVLAEQGYTGTIGLEGWASGDSDTALTAFRNAFTL
- a CDS encoding Gfo/Idh/MocA family oxidoreductase, encoding MSASVAVGLIGAGWIGRFHGESVALRIPGTRLVAVADPAPGAAASLIERVSPDARAYTDALELIADPTVEAVLISTPASTHTDLVVAAAEAGKHVFCEKPMALTLEDADRAIGACAANNVALQVGFNRRFAADFAAAHDVITSGGIGTPQLLRSLTRDPGITADVASRVKPWTIFNETLIHDFDALLWLNPGARVVEVFAQADALVHPQYKEQGYLDTSMVQLRFDNGAFASAEANFQATYGYDVRGEVFGSGGMVSAGEVTRTAMRHYSSPGVRADTPRVNIELFHDAYVAQLAHFADCIRSGSAPSVDGLDARNALEIALAAKESVETGLPVSLLSVPQ
- a CDS encoding LacI family DNA-binding transcriptional regulator, which codes for MEVNSRRPTLQDVADLAGVSRALVSIVIRDVPGASDATRVRVKAAADELGYRPDNAARLLRQHRSRLIGVSYVAAQTFHAELLDEIYDAAERLRYDVVLSAVSDRRPGSRAVCTLLDDRCEAILLLGSQAPESEIVDLAAKVPVVVLARKMPSVHVDVVRTDDEAGAVMAVNHLVGLGHRSIVHVDGGRGPGAQERRQGYRKAMRAAGLESRILPGGLTEEFGADAARSMVEQGIPGAVFAFNDRCALGVLDVFLRAGVSVPGDVSVIGFDNSALAGLAHIDLTSVGQDTAFLGGAAVERISERLDAGSGLLGRDIVAQPQLVVRGSTGLVGR
- a CDS encoding Gfo/Idh/MocA family protein; translated protein: MTGISVAVAGFGWMGRVHTQAYLRLRQHYPQLPVIRLAAVADEVPGRGEEAADQFGFEAFTQDWRDIAADPAIDAVSITAPNFLHREIGVAMAEAGKHIWIEKPVGLSTEDAKAVAVAVSKAGVQSTVGFNYRNAPAVALAKSLIDSGELGTITHSRFRFLSDYAAHPEGALSWRYERERGGAGVLGDLASHGIDLIRHLLGDVDALVADTAIFIPERARPSAATSGHARASGGEMGAVENEDFVSALLRLGSGGRCTLEACRVAVGEQNNYGFEIHGTKGAVFWDYRRMGELGTSLGSKYQDQSVTTVLVGPESGEFGRFQPGAANAMGYDDLKVIEARNFIASIVDGAPQGATIADAVASAQALDAMVASVTSGSWISLG